The Oncorhynchus kisutch isolate 150728-3 linkage group LG8, Okis_V2, whole genome shotgun sequence DNA segment aaacactgtaaagcctcaaaacatggttaaaactgaaacagttacagtgccttcagaaaatattcagaccccttgacttttcccacattttgctaggttagacttattctaaaatatattaaatgtttttttttctctcatcaatcttttttattttatttttatttcacctttatttaaccaggtaggctagttgagaacaagttctcatttacaactgagacctggccaagataaagcatagcagtgtgaacagatggagtaaacaattaacaattcaataacacagtagaaaaaaaagaagtctatatacattgtgtgcaaaaggcatgaggaggtaggcgaatgattacaattttgcagattaacactggagtgataaatgatcagatggtcatgtacaggtagagatactggtgtgcaaaagagcagaaaagtaaataaatataaacagtattgggatgaggtaggatggggatgaggtaggtaaattgggtgggctatttaaatCTAAGCACggtaccccataatgaaaaagcaaaaactgtttttactcagtactttgctgaagaacctttggcagtgattacagcctcacgTCTTCTttgcacaactgtatttggggagtgtctcccattcttctctgcagatccattcaagcactgtcaggttggatgggtagtgttcctgcacagctattttcaggtctctccagagatgtccgatcaggttcaagtccgggctctggctcggaccctcaaggacattcagagacttttcccgaagccactcctgtgttgtcttggctgtgtgcttagggttgttgtcctgttggaaggttaaccttcaCCCCAGTAGGTCCTGAGTGcccaggtcctgagtgctctggagcaggttttcatcaaggaataTCTGAACCttcctccattcatctttgcctcaatcctgaatagtctcctagtccctgccactgaaagacatccacacagcatgatgctgccaccaccatgcttcaccatagggatggtgccaggtttcctccagacgtgacacttggcagttcaatcttggtttcatcagaccagagaatcatgtttctcatggtctgagagtctttaggtgcctattggcaaactccaagcggaccatcatgtgccttttactaaggaatggcttccgtctggccacactaccataaaggcctgatcggtggagtgctgcagagatggttgtccttctggaaggttctcccatctccacagagcaactctagagctctgccagagtaaccatcaagttcttggtcaccttcctgaccaaggcccttctcccccgattgctcagttcgggcaggcggccagctctaggaagagtcttgatggttccaaacttcttccattcaagaatgatggagtccttcattgctgcagacatttttttggtacccttctccagatctctgcctcgacacaatcctttctcggagattaacggacaattccttccacctcacggcttggtttttgctctcacatgaactgccaactgtgggaccttatatagacagatgtgtgcctttcaaaatcatatacaaccaattgaatttaccacaggtggactccaatcaagttgtagaaacatctcaaggatgatcaatggaaacaggatgcacctttgCTCAATTTgacgtctcatagcaaagggtctgaatacttatgtaaataaggtatttcaggttatttatttttaatacatttgcaaaaatttctacaaacctattttcactttgtcattatggggtattgtgtgtagattgctgattttattttattttattccagccattttagaatgaggctgtaacgtaacaaaatgtggaacaagtaaaTGGGTTTTGTTAAGGATTCTGGCTTTAAATCAGGGTAGACTTGCACCACTGGAATAACTTGGTGATACTACTTTACATGTTTGACTGGCCTGATACGGAACTTGTTTAATCTCAGTGTTAACCTATTGAGTTAAAGCCTAGGCCCTAGGTATACGTTCTGGGAGCTAACACAATTCTTCAGGTCTTAGGCAAGAATGCTCatcacacatgcatactgatagTTCAATTAAGCACCTACTCCCCCACTACACATTAACTGAATCACTGTCAGAAAAATACAGTTTTCAAATATCCATGTCACACACATCAATAGCATGCATATGAGAATGCTGCCATCTTAAGGCTGAGTGAACACATAATGTTCCAAGCTCTTGTAAATTGAACACACACCTGTGACCTGCATGTTACATAAGAAAATAAAAAGCAAATCAAATAATGCCTGTGTAGAATTAGACTACTCTTTTCATATATTCCATATTTTATTGAAACAGTTACAAAGAAATGATTCTAGTTAAACCAGTAACTTTCCAATTTCCAGAGTCTTTCACAATTTTCTagcttatttatatatattttttttttacctttattttactaggcaagtcagttaagaacaaattcttattttcaatgacggcctaggaacagtgggttaactgcctgttcaggggcagaacggcagatttgtaccttgtcagctcggggattcgaacttgcaacctttcggttactagtccaacgctctaaacactaggctagcctgccgccTTATGGCAGCACTATTTTTCTATACAGACAGGCATTTGTGACTGAGCAGTAGTTAAGAGAGCTATGTTCATCAGCCATTAATGGACTAGGGTAGACAAATGCACCTCATTTTAAAGGCTTACAGTATCAATGCATTTTCATGTACACCAAATCCTCTTACATGACAGGAATCCACTTTCTGTAAGTATTAGAGAGATACGTTGTGCTTAAAAGGTTGAAATGTATAAAGTTGGATTCAAGGGAAAGCTATAGTATGCAAAATAGGACTGTATTCAAATGATAATGATGAAGGTTGAATGGAAGCAGACAAATAAACTGTGAGGGTGAGACATTTAGAATAATAGTTCATCATTCACAGGTGGCATAGTTAGGTCTCCATGGTGATCAAAACTAAAGTTAAAGAAATAAATTATATAGAGAAATTGCTATGGCTCATTGCGCTTATTTCCATTTGGTAAATGTATAAGTTTATGCAGGGATCAAAATGTTTTTTCAAACTAGTATGACAACTGGGGGGTGGGGGTGCAATGGTTTTGTGTAGGCTATTGGCTCTATCAGAGGGCGGGATAAAACAGGACCATTTGCAGATTGGCTATTATAATAATTTTTCCTGCATTTCTCGTTTGGTTTGGCTACACTGGCGAAAGGTTGAAACGAGCAGTATCAAAAGTAAGAATACATTTTCAGCCGGTGCAACTGAAGGTCATTTAAAAACCAGTTGTAGCCTAAACACGCTTGCAATGAGTGTCATTCAACATTGTAGTTGGTGTGTAAAATAAAATCTATTGGTAAAAAATGTAGCCTTATATTATTGTAGCCCTATTCCCTCTGGTTAACAAACGCCCTTTTACGCACCAACAGAGCATCAAATCATGTGGGCCATATATAAGCATCTTTGAGAACACTGACAGGCGTGTAAACATAGGCTACTCCTTATCGTCATTCATAGTGGGCAAATCATCGAATACAAATGCCTATAACGTCAATGACCTTAATACAAAAGTGTATTTTTCTGAATGCAAAAATGGGGTCTTGAATGATGAGATATATGCATTTCCTTCGGATTCTTCTTGATGTTTTATTTATAATTAGCTAGCACATCTTGGCTTGCGAAACGAGGTACCACTGCTTTGACACGGTGCGGAGAAAAATCAATTTTACTCACCATCTCGACAAGCATGTATTAAAATATGCATATCTTCCCATTGCTTTTCCGGGTCGTTCCCTCATACATACAGTCCTACATGCCGAAAACGTTAAGGATGCAAATAAATATTTGCGCTGATGGCAATATTTGCAGGAATTGGCCAGGATTCATAGGAGCCGAAACCCATAACGTTTCCGCGAACTTGCAATGTAAGGAGGCTATATAAAATCCCACCTCCCATGCGACCTAACTGAGAAGGTTACCAGAATTCGAAAATGACTGTTATTCTCAATTCAGTAAATTTGAGCAAATGCATCGTTTCGTTAAATATAAGGACGCCATGTAAGGCATGTGATGCGATGTGGAATAATTCCTCACTGGCTGCCCATGCGCTACCTTCCTTGCCCCTATTTACCGACAATGCAGATATAGGCTGAAAGTGTATTCGTGATACCGAATGtaggtagcctagcagagatTCTATCAGTTGGGCATGCGTTCAAAAAATGCATTATTGAATAAATGTAATGTGTATCATACGTTCCCCATCTTTCAATTAGGAATGCATGTGCAATATTGACGCTGCTCATACAATTATTTGTTCGCAGGTGACGTGGTTTCCAAGTAAATTATTAAAATGACATGTACGTAAACCTATATGTAAACCCATACTCATTAAATTGACAAGATTCGTGATCAATTAAAGTTTACTTGATAGTCTATTTGAATAATCCCCTATCTAAATTGTTCAAAGATTCAGTAGCCTACTATGCGCATTACAAGAGATAATGTTGAGGCTGAATCAGTAGGACGTAACCCAGGTTGGTAATGTTAATATGACAATGTTTGCCCCTTTTGTTAACTGTCCTGTATTTAAAGAAATAAGGAAGGAAAACCCTGAAATAACAATAGTAGCCTAAATGTacacaatgtttattttaattaAGGATGTATATATGCGTGCATTATGGTTTACAATTAACAGAAACTTAGCTGCTTAGTCAttggtatgtacagtgccttcagaaagtattcacacaccttgatattttacacattttgttgtgttacagcctgaatttaaaatggattatataGATATGTTGTCATCACtggcctacaaaaaaaaacaatgtcaaagtgtaattatgatttgacatttttacaaattaataaaaaatgaaatgttgaaatgtcttgagtgaaTAAGTAAGTATtaaactcctttgttatggcaagcctaaataagtttaggagtaaaaatgtgcttaacaaatcacataataagttgcatggactcactctgtgtacaataGTGTTCAAcatcatttttgaatgactacctcatctatgtaccccacacatatcTAAGGACCCTCAGaaaagcagtgaatttcaaacacagattcaaccaaagaccagggaggttataCAATGCCTCTAAAAAGGCACCTATTGGcagacagtatatacagtagtgcAATGAAGTAGGACCTGTCACAATGTGGTGTTTTGTACAGACGGTTAAGAATTTCCTAGACAAAAAGCATATTCAATTCAGACCCTCCTTTAAAAGTGCTTTTTAGCCCAGGAAGGGGTTTAAATCTGGGTAGCCCCTACCTACAGTGAGGGgggaaagtatttgatcccctgctgattttgtacgtttgcccgcccactgacaaagaaatgatcagtctataattttaatggtaggtttatttgaacagtgagagacagcataacaaaaatatccagaaaaacgcatgacAAAAtttttgatttgcattttaatgagggaaataagtatttgacccactctcaatcagaaagatttctagctcccaggtgtcttttatacaggtaacgagctgagattaggagcacactcttaaagggagtgctgtctgttacctgtataaaagacacctgtccacagaagcaatcaatcaatcagattccaaactctccaacatggccaagaccaaagcgctctccaaggatgtcagggacaagattgtagacctacacaaggctacacatgggctacaagaccatcgccaagcagcttggtgagaaggtgataACAGTTGGTGCAAATATTCGCAAacggaagaaacacaaaataactgtcaatctccctcagcctggggctccatgaaaaatctcacctcgtggagttgcaatgatcatgagaatggTGAGGAATcatcccagaactacacgggaggatcttgtcaatgatctcaaggcagctgggaccatagtcaccaagaaaacaattggtaacacactacgccgtgaaggactgaaatcctgcagcgcccgcaaggtccccctgcccaagaaagcacatatacatgcccgtctgaagtttgccaatgaacatctgaaagATTCCGAGGACAACTGGGTggaagtgttgtggtcagatgagaccaaaatggagctctttggcatcaactcaactcaccatgtttggaggaggaggaatgctgcctatgaccccgagaacaccatccccaccgtcaaacatgtaggtggaaacattatgctttgggggtgtttttctgctaaggggacaggacaacttcaccgcatcaacgggacgatggacggggccatgtactatcaaatcttgggtgagaacctccttccctcagccagggcattgaaaatgggtcgtggatgggtattccagcatgataatgacccaaaacacacggccaaggcaacaaaggagtggctcaagaagaagcacattaaggtcctggagtggcctagccagtctccagaccttaatcccatagaaaatctgtggagggagctgaaggttcgagttgccaaacgtcaggaGAAGATCTGAAAAGAGGAGTgtgacaaaatccctcctgagatgtatgcaaacctggtggccaactacaagaaacgtccgacctctgtgattgccaacaagggtgtTGCCACCAaatactaagtcatgttttgcagaggggtcaaatacttatttccctcaataAAATGCACATCAATTTATagcatttttgacatgcgttattctggatttttttgtggttattctctctctcactgaaaaataaaacctaccattaaaattatagactgataatttctttgtcagtgggcaacgtacaaaatcagcaggggatcaaatacttttttcccctcactgtataaTTGCCCAAATATAACAGTTATTCATTAAAGTACAAATCATTATAATCATATAAAGCAGGACAAATACCACACAATTCAAGGCTGCCCTTTCATTAGTTAATCTGTAAAACCATGATAATGTTACCATACAGGACAAAGAGTAAATATAGGTTTCTGTCACATGCACTATTGTCGTCAAATTCTATAATCTATATTGTGTAAGACAATTTCTGGACAGATTTAATGTTAGGCCCTTACTTTTTGTATCATTCTAGCCATCTCTTCCTTTCATTGCTAAATATTGCTGCCCATTTGCGAGTTACCTCTAAATAGACAACAGGCTTGTGTGGTAAGTAGTCTAGGTACACAGTCTGGCTTGTTTTTGGAATTGCCATCTCAATCTGGGTTCCCTCATGCCATTCATTAAATGATGTTATAGATATAATATCAGCTCCTGCTTCTAGGGCTGCACTCAGGGCCATTTCATAGTACTTCCCATTAATGCGGTTGCGTGTATTCTGGAAATTCCAAGGCCTAATACTGGTGTCAATATAACCTGGCCCCACACTCGGAATGAACAACAGGTTGTTGTCTTCACAGAATGTTTTAATGGACTCCCAATTGCGGTGAGTGGAGCCATAGGAAAACCCATTAGTGGCAAAATAAGTGTAGACTCCGTCGAAACCTGCCGTGACGATATCCCTCTTGTGTTTCTCTTCAACAAGAAGGGCTATGAAGATACCATCATAGGGAGTATCTCTAATGCTACTGCTTTTGGTGTGTTTAAGGAGTTTTGCCCACTGTTCTGAGTTGAGTAGATAGGAATCGTAGACGTAGAATAGAGGAAGAAACTTGCCAGTGTTTGTTCTATGCCTGTAGAATGCAGGGTGCTCACCATATCTTCAGATAGAATGACAGAATTACATATTAAGTACCATTTTACAAATAGGGTCTACTTACAAAGATTAAGAAAAATACATGATCTGATTGAGTTAGGCATTGGGCTGTTCAATCATATACAAATTCATAAAGCTGAGGTAATAATTTAAACATTGCATATATAAGGTATTACTGAACAAATAAATGAGTTAACCTGGGGTAAAAACGTATGTTGAATAATAATATAAGTCGAACTATTGATAAGACTGACAAGACTAAAGGCCAATCAGAAATATAAAATAAGGAATGATGTAATACTTACTTCTCTATGATGTACTTGACATTGTTAAACATACTTGTTTCATCTCTTCCTTTGTATGGTTCAATGTGAAAAGCAACCTGTGTAGTACACACAAATCAACAGTAATATGGAAAAAAAGAGGCAATGGATTTGAGAACTGAAAAATTGCTTTATTTTTATGTTGTCAAAGAACACATGTACATTGGGGtccaaaagtattcacaccattgataaagatgagaaaaatgactattaaataaataattcaaatactgaccTATATTGTGTGCTAAAAAAAATCCTCAGAGAAAATAGATTTAGTTTAACAAGTAATAATTTATTTTCTCAAAAAGGTAGAAGTCGAAATGATTGACACCcgttttcaatacctcacctagCGAGGATAACgccactgagcctttttctaaaatatttTAGGAGTTAGAAAACACATGGAGcgggggatcttagaccattcctcacagaatccttccagatccttgatatcctttgtctgcgcttatggactgccctcttcaattcaaaccacaggttttcaatggggttcaagtccagagacggagatggccattgcaaagtGTTGATTTTGTGGCCAATGAACCATTtctttgatgtgtgcttggggttgcTGGAAGATCTACTTGCGGTCAAGTttcagaggcaaccaggtttctgactaaaatatcctggtactgggtaaagttcatgattcCTCTAACAAGGGCCCCAGAACCAGAGGAAGCAAAATAgacccatttatttttattttgacgGGGAAGATATATTGAGACCTGGGGTCTCTTTTCCAAATGCGCCCtgtataatacaatataaaatacacattaaaaacaaaatatatattacaATACAAAAGCACAGCCATCCTAAGCACAAATAAAACATCACAAATCACTCAGAAAAACAGTTACATTCCTCCACAAATAAATTGCCAATCAATATTTTTAAATTGCCCAAACGACACCAGAACATCAAGATTAAATCTATTTAGAATTTTGTTCCAGCAAtacggtgcattaaaactaaaaaaGTATTGAACTAGCTCGGTGGAGACCCTAGGAACCAAGtgttaaccaatcctgtgaacaAGTGAGTCAACTCAG contains these protein-coding regions:
- the manea gene encoding glycoprotein endo-alpha-1,2-mannosidase, with product MARFRRRSCSTFIGLVLLIFIVTVVLKSFTPEYSPFVSIFGPELFPNIKGPGKNDIQILGNIDSVVPEALTKMIDIDSERVKNVEAALRQFPAPNYNIHAFYYTWYGNTQFDGKYIHWDHPLLPHWDSKVAAGYPRGRHSPPDDIGANFYPALGAYSSRDPSVIEAHMKQLRAGAIGVLAVSWYPPGMKDENGEPTDDIVPLILEVAHAYHVKVAFHIEPYKGRDETSMFNNVKYIIEKYGEHPAFYRHRTNTGKFLPLFYVYDSYLLNSEQWAKLLKHTKSSSIRDTPYDGIFIALLVEEKHKRDIVTAGFDGVYTYFATNGFSYGSTHRNWESIKTFCEDNNLLFIPSVGPGYIDTSIRPWNFQNTRNRINGKYYEMALSAALEAGADIISITSFNEWHEGTQIEMAIPKTSQTVYLDYLPHKPVVYLEVTRKWAAIFSNERKRWLE